The following DNA comes from Nitrogeniibacter aestuarii.
ACTGGAAGCGGCCATCTGGTTTCATGACGCGGTCTATGACCCGACGGCCGACGACAATGAAGCACGTTCGGCGGCCCTGGCGCGCGCGCAACTGGTGTTGGCGGCTTGGCCCATCGACCGGGTCGAGCGTGTGTGCACGCTGATCGAATACACCGCGACGCACGACATTCCGCCCGGCGACGTGGATGCGGCGCTACTCATGGATCTGGACCTGAGCATCCTCGGTGCCCCGCCGGCCATGTATGACGCTTACACGACACAGATACGCGCCGAATACGCCCATGTGCCCGACCCGGCGTTCAAGGCGGGGCGGCTCGGCTTCATCCGCCACATGCAGGCCCGGCCACACATCTATCAGACCCACACGTTTCGGGCGCGGTTTGAAACCCGGGCCCGCGCCAATCTGGCGCGCGAGGCCCGAACGCTTGGCGAACCGGGCGCGGCGGGTGCCTGAGCCGGACCCCACCGTCGCCCGATGCGGTCACACCCGACGCTCGCTGTCGTCCGGCGCCAGGCATCGCGCCGGTGCCGTCGCGCGGTAGCCGGGCAGTGCCTTCATGCGCTGGAACCACTGCTGCAAGCGGGGAAACCGATCCGGAATGAACACACCGTACGCTTCGGCCAGGCCGAAACGGGCCGTCAGCGCGCACTCCGGGAAAGAATAATCCTCGGCAAAGAAGAGGGACTCGCCCAGTTGGGCGTCCAGATGGACCAGGGCCTGCTCGAAACCCTCGACACCCGCCTGAATGCGTTCCAGATCCCACTCGGCTTGCGGCTTGCCGCGCTTTTCGAAGATCACCTCGCGCAACGCAGCGCCCACCACGCCATCGCTGTAGGCATTGAGCTGACGGGCCCGAATCCGCCCCTCGGCGCTCGCCGGCAGCAAGCGGCCGGAGACATCGGCCAGGTATTCGAGGATCACGTTCGATTCGTGAATCACATGGGCCCCTGACACCATCACGGGCACCGTCTTTCCGGGCGTCAATGCCTCCCATTGCACTCGATGCTCGGGTGCTTGCCAGTCCAGCACACGGACATCCACTTCACAGGCGTGCAGGGCCAGCCGCACTTTCCAGCAGAACGGGCATTCGGGCTTGTTGTAGAGCGTCACATCCGGCATGGGTGGTCCTCAGTTGCGGGCCGCACGGCGCTCGCGCAGCTCGTCGAGCACGAAGTCGATGCGGTCCTGCCCCCAGAAGATCTGATCTTCAATCACGAAGGTGGGCACACCGATCACACTGCGTTCGGCCGCTTCCTCGGCATGGCGGGCCAGTTGCGCCAGATAGGCCGGATCTTCAATCGCGGCGGCCAGTTCGTCGCGCGCCAAGCCGATGCTCTCGCCCACCTCGAGCAACACCGCCGGGTCACCGATATCCCGCCCATCGGCCCACTCGGCACGCATCACCTCGACGATGTAGGGGCGCAGCAGGCCTTTCGCCTCGGCCAGCAACGAACCGGCACCCGCCCGCGTGGGGTCGGTGGTGACCGGCGGCGGCACGACGGGAATCCCCATGCGCCGGGCGAAACGTGCCACGTCCTGGCGGGCCAGCGGCATCTTGCTCTTGGCCCGGTCGGGCGACGAGCGCAGATCCCAGCCACCCACGGGGCGCCAGTGCAGGCGCACGTTGTAGTCGTCAACAATCGGCCACAGGGTCTTGCTGGCCAGGTAGCAGTAGGGACTGCGGAAGTTGAAGTACAGGGTCACGTCGACAGGATCGCTCACGGGCATCTCGCGTCACAGGGCAATGGTTTCAGCCTAGCCCGACAGCGATTTATGATAAACATCAAAACAGTCACATGATCTGTGAATCAGATTCACAACCGGAGTTCCCACGTGGACAAATGGACCGAGATGCAGGTGTTTGTCGAGGCGGTGCGCCGTGGCAGTTTTTCTGCCGCCGGTCGCCAGCTGGACCTGTCGCCGTCGGCCGTCAGCAAGTTGCTGTCGCGACTCGAATCGCGCCTCGGGGTGCGCTTGCTCCATCGCACCACACGCACCCTGAACCTGACCGAAGGGGGCGAGCGTTACTACGCGCGCTGCCAGGAGATTCTCGCCGACATCGAAGACGCCGAAGCGGCCCTGACAGGCTTCGTGCGCGAACCGGCCGGCATCCTGCGCATCAACAGCACCCCGGGCTTCGCCAAGCACCAGTTGCTACCGCTGATGCCGGCGTTCACGGCCCGCCATCCGCAACTGACGCTGGAGTTCCAGCTCACCGGCCAGGCCATCGACCTGATCGCCGAAGGCGTCGACGTGGCGATCCGCCTCGGGGCGCTAAAGGACACCAGTCTGGTGGGGCGCAAGCTGGGCGAGAGCCGGCGCGTGGTGTGCGCCAGCCCGACCTATCTGGCCACTCACGGAACGCCGCACACCCCGGCTCAACTGCGTCAGCACGACTGCCTGTGCCTGTCCACCAGTGACGCCTTCAATCAGTGGCAGTTCAGCGGTCCCGACGGCGTTGAGCTCGTCGAGCCGCGCGGCCGCTTCGTGACCGACAACGTGGACGCCCTGCATGAATACGCGCTGCTCGGCGGCGGCGTTGCCCGCCTGTCGCTGTTCATGGTGGCGCGCGATATCGAGGCCGGCCGGCTGGTGCCGTTGCTCACCGGCTATGGCATCGAGCATCAGCAGATTCATGCGGTCTATCCGCACCGCAAGCACCTGCCGGCCAAGGTCCGTGCGCTGATGGACTATCTGAGCGAGGCGTTCACGCCGCCGCCCGACTGGGCTTAGGGGGATTCAAGCAGCAACGCCACGGCGGCGCCAAAATCATCCACCACCCGCGCCGCACGAACCGCTTCATCCTGCTCATCGTCCGGCCGGTACTTGCCCGTCCGCACCAGCACCCCGGCAATCCCGGCCTCTTGTGCCGCCCCCACATCGTCATGCAGGTCATCGCCGATCAACACGGCGCGATCCGCCGAGACCCCCAGGGTGTCGAGCGCGGCATGGAAAAACCCGGCGGCCGGTTTGCCGACGATCTCCGCGCCGACGCCGCTGGAGAACTCCAGCCCGGTGACGAACGCCCCCATGTCGAGCGACAGGCCGTCTTCTTCCCTGAAGTAGCGGTTGCGCGCCATGGCGATGAAGGGCGCGCCGTCCATGAGCAGGCGGAAGGCGCGGTTGAGGTGCTCGTACGTGAGGTGCGGCCCCATGTCGCCCATCACCACCGCATCCGGCGCCGCGGCGCTGGGGCCCATCTCGGCGTCGAGCGCCGGGTGGATCAGATACAAGGGCTTGAGGCCACGGGCGTCGACCACGTGTCTGGCGGCCGCGGCGGCGGTCTGGATCTCACTCTCGGCAATGTCGAAGCCCAGGCGCTCGAGCAGCGTTGCGATATCGGCGCGCGGCGAGCGCGTGGTGTTGGTGAGAAAACGCAGTTTCAGACCCGATTCACGCAATAGCGCCAGTGCCCTCACGCTGCCCGGGATGGCGGCGTCGCCCACATGGAGCACCCCGGCCAGATCGA
Coding sequences within:
- a CDS encoding HD domain-containing protein — translated: MTETPWQAVALRCYRSEGRHYHTEHHIRAMLSLFAPVRHEAHDAQALEAAIWFHDAVYDPTADDNEARSAALARAQLVLAAWPIDRVERVCTLIEYTATHDIPPGDVDAALLMDLDLSILGAPPAMYDAYTTQIRAEYAHVPDPAFKAGRLGFIRHMQARPHIYQTHTFRARFETRARANLAREARTLGEPGAAGA
- a CDS encoding glutathione S-transferase family protein gives rise to the protein MPDVTLYNKPECPFCWKVRLALHACEVDVRVLDWQAPEHRVQWEALTPGKTVPVMVSGAHVIHESNVILEYLADVSGRLLPASAEGRIRARQLNAYSDGVVGAALREVIFEKRGKPQAEWDLERIQAGVEGFEQALVHLDAQLGESLFFAEDYSFPECALTARFGLAEAYGVFIPDRFPRLQQWFQRMKALPGYRATAPARCLAPDDSERRV
- a CDS encoding 2-hydroxychromene-2-carboxylate isomerase, which translates into the protein MSDPVDVTLYFNFRSPYCYLASKTLWPIVDDYNVRLHWRPVGGWDLRSSPDRAKSKMPLARQDVARFARRMGIPVVPPPVTTDPTRAGAGSLLAEAKGLLRPYIVEVMRAEWADGRDIGDPAVLLEVGESIGLARDELAAAIEDPAYLAQLARHAEEAAERSVIGVPTFVIEDQIFWGQDRIDFVLDELRERRAARN
- a CDS encoding LysR family transcriptional regulator, giving the protein MDKWTEMQVFVEAVRRGSFSAAGRQLDLSPSAVSKLLSRLESRLGVRLLHRTTRTLNLTEGGERYYARCQEILADIEDAEAALTGFVREPAGILRINSTPGFAKHQLLPLMPAFTARHPQLTLEFQLTGQAIDLIAEGVDVAIRLGALKDTSLVGRKLGESRRVVCASPTYLATHGTPHTPAQLRQHDCLCLSTSDAFNQWQFSGPDGVELVEPRGRFVTDNVDALHEYALLGGGVARLSLFMVARDIEAGRLVPLLTGYGIEHQQIHAVYPHRKHLPAKVRALMDYLSEAFTPPPDWA
- a CDS encoding TIGR01458 family HAD-type hydrolase yields the protein MTELTLPRRPEAVLIDLAGVLHVGDAAIPGSVRALALLRESGLKLRFLTNTTRSPRADIATLLERLGFDIAESEIQTAAAAARHVVDARGLKPLYLIHPALDAEMGPSAAAPDAVVMGDMGPHLTYEHLNRAFRLLMDGAPFIAMARNRYFREEDGLSLDMGAFVTGLEFSSGVGAEIVGKPAAGFFHAALDTLGVSADRAVLIGDDLHDDVGAAQEAGIAGVLVRTGKYRPDDEQDEAVRAARVVDDFGAAVALLLESP